One genomic segment of Saccharomyces kudriavzevii IFO 1802 strain IFO1802 genome assembly, chromosome: 8 includes these proteins:
- the THP2 gene encoding Thp2p (similar to Saccharomyces cerevisiae THP2 (YHR167W); ancestral locus Anc_5.71) — translation MTREERSTYFESLCEEEQGLQESQTNLLNILDTLSALANPKSSDDLLVESLKRLPTLHDDLIKSSIRLRYDKYQTREAQLLEDAETGRDISAGVQNRKTIAEYYSTFDQLNRDTLKYINLLKRLSVDLAKQVEVSDPSVTVYELDNWVPSEKLQGILEEYCAPETDIRGVDAQIKNYLDQIKMARAKFGLENKYSLKEGLSTLTKELNHWRKEWDDIEMLMFGDDAHSMKKMIQKIDSLKSEIKSLPGSDPVDAEGDVALE, via the coding sequence AAGCCAAACCAACCTGTTGAATATTCTGGATACATTGTCAGCATTAGCGAACCCCAAATCCTCCGATGACCTACTCGTTGAATCCCTCAAGAGACTGCCTACCTTACACGATGACTTGATCAAGAGTTCCATCCGCCTGCGATACGATAAATATCAAACGAGAGAGGCACAGCTCTTAGAGGATGCAGAAACCGGAAGGGACATTTCAGCAGGAGTACAAAATCGAAAGACCATTGCTGAATACTATTCTACTTTCGATCAATTGAATAGAGACACTTTGAAGTACATCAATTTACTGAAAAGACTTTCTGTTGACTTAGCTAAGCAAGTAGAAGTGTCTGATCCGTCAGTGACAGTGTATGAACTGGATAACTGGGTGCCTTCCGAGAAACTGCAGGGTATTCTTGAGGAGTACTGCGCGCCTGAGACTGATATACGCGGTGTAGATGCTCAGATCAAGAACTATCTGGACCAAATTAAGATGGCACGTGCTAAATTTGGTTTAGAGAATAAATACTCGTTAAAGGAAGGGCTCTCTACCTTGACCAAAGAACTAAATCATTGGAGAAAGGAGTGGGACGATATAGAAATGCTTATGTTCGGTGATGATGCACATtccatgaaaaaaatgatccAGAAGATAGATTCATTGAAATCGGAGATAAAGTCTTTGCCTGGGAGCGACCCCGTAGATGCAGAAGGCGATGTAGCTTTAGAGTGA
- the MTG2 gene encoding putative GTPase MTG2 (similar to Saccharomyces cerevisiae MTG2 (YHR168W); ancestral locus Anc_5.70), whose product MLIVRPGFLKRELLVKGLLSRLYSTKVPDNSPRAADNEVWLEALRPMNPSRQGRQKYNRGNGQTDLIKVPLGEVTSINYLQRYNKHKHNQGNFVDVRIVKCRSGAGGSGAVSFFRDAGRSIGPPDGGDGGAGGSIYVQAVVALGSLAKMKTTYIADDGEAGAARQLDGMKGKDVLIQVPVGTVVKWCLPPQKVREIVEGEIDKDKDSTLRTILASKTINLSTSCSSHQKKIQLYRQEMAESWLFKDKSQEYHENKDWFKNLHKRMESYDHSLGQSELFYDQFPLTGLDLEQPMSKPICLLKGGQGGLGNMHFLTNLIRNPRFSKPGRNGLEQYFLFELKSIADLGLIGLPNAGKSTILNKISNAKPKIGHWQFTTLNPTIGTVSLGFGQDVFTVADIPGIIEGASLDKGMGLEFLRHIERSKGWIFVLNLANETPVDELRLLIEEVGGLEKVKTKKVLVVCNKADIDFENSKSLAKYIQVEHFSKSQGWDCVPISALREENIEVLKQKMFECARGSQDDASPTPTI is encoded by the coding sequence ATGCTTATAGTTCGGCCTggctttttgaaaagagagcTATTGGTCAAAGGGCTCTTGTCAAGACTATACTCGACAAAAGTTCCTGATAATTCACCGAGAGCGGCTGACAACGAAGTATGGTTAGAAGCCCTAAGACCCATGAATCCATCAAGACAAGGAAGGCAGAAGTACAATCGTGGTAATGGTCAAACGGATTTGATTAAAGTCCCGCTGGGTGAAGTGACATCTATCAACTACCTACAACGGTATAATAAACACAAGCATAACCAGGGCAATTTCGTTGATGTTCGAATTGTGAAATGTAGAAGTGGCGCTGGTGGAAGTGGAGCTGTCTCATTTTTCAGGGATGCAGGAAGATCTATTGGTCCTCCAGATGGTGGAGATGGTGGCGCTGGTGGTAGTATTTATGTTCAAGCGGTTGTTGCATTAGGATCTTTGgcgaaaatgaaaactacATATATTGCGGACGACGGAGAGGCTGGTGCTGCCAGGCAATTGGATGGTATGAAAGGCAAAGACGTTCTGATACAAGTCCCCGTAGGAACCGTTGTGAAATGGTGTCTGCCGCCTCAAAAAGTTCGGGAGATTGTTGAAGGGGAAATTGACAAAGACAAGGACAGCACATTAAGAACTATACTGGCCTCTAAGACCATCAATTTAAGCACCTCTTGTAGTTCAcatcagaaaaaaatacaattgtATAGACAGGAGATGGCAGAAAGCTGGCTTTTCAAAGACAAGTCCCAAGAATATCATGAAAATAAGGATTGGTTTAAGAATTTGCACAAGAGAATGGAGTCGTATGACCATTCTTTAGGACAATCCGAACTATTCTACGACCAGTTTCCTTTGACTGGGCTTGATTTGGAACAACCCATGTCCAAACCGATTTGCCTGTTGAAGGGTGGCCAGGGCGGGCTCGGCAATATGCACTTCTTAACAAACTTAATCAGAAATCCGAGGTTTTCCAAACCCGGTAGGAATGGCTTGGAGCAGTATTTTCTatttgaattgaaaagtatTGCTGATCTCGGCCTGATTGGTTTACCCAATGCAGGCAAATCAACGATACTGAATAAAATCTCTAATGCAAAACCGAAAATTGGTCATTGGCAATTCACTACACTTAACCCTACTATTGGTACAGTTTCGCTGGGCTTTGGCCAAGACGTCTTTACCGTGGCTGATATTCCTGGGATAATCGAGGGCGCATCATTAGATAAGGGAATGGGCCTTGAGTTTTTGAGGCATATAGAACGTTCCAAGGGTTGGATATTTGTACTAAATCTGGCTAACGAAACTCCTGTTGATGAACTGCGGTTACTGATAGAAGAAGTCGGTGGTCTAGAGAAGGTCAAGACCAAAAAGGTGCTGGTTGTGTGTAACAAAGCTGATATTGACTTCGAAAACTCCAAATCGTTGGCCAAGTATATACAAGTAGAACACTTTTCCAAAAGTCAAGGGTGGGATTGTGTTCCGATAAGCGCTCttagagaagaaaacataGAAGTGTTGAAACAAAAGATGTTTGAGTGTGCTCGCGGATCCCAAGACGATGCCAGCCCCACACCAACCATTTGA
- the DBP8 gene encoding ATP-dependent RNA helicase DBP8 (similar to Saccharomyces cerevisiae DBP8 (YHR169W); ancestral locus Anc_5.69) — protein MSELSKTTDFKSLGLSKWLTESLKAMKITQPTAIQKACIPKILEGRDCIGGAKTGSGKTIAFAGPMLTKWSEDPCGMFGVVLTPTRELAMQIAEQFTALGSSMNIRVSVVVGGESIIQQALALQRKPHFIIATPGRLAHHIMSSGEDTVGGLMRAKYLVLDEADILLTSTFADHLATCIGALPAKDKRQTLLFTATITDQVRSLQDAPVQEGKPPLFAYQVESVDNVAIPSTLKTEYILVPEHVKEAYLYQLLTCEEYENKTAIIFVNRTMTAEILRRTLKQLEVRVASLHSQMPQQERTNSLHRFRANAARVLIATDVASRGLDIPTVELVVNYDIPSDPDVFIHRSGRTARAGRNGDAISFVTQRDVSRIQAIEDRINKKMTETNKVHDTAVIRKALTKVTKAKRESLMAMQKENFGERKRLQKQKHIDSKSMRS, from the coding sequence ATGTCAGAACTTTCCAAGACGACAGACTTCAAGTCTCTAGGCCTATCAAAATGGCTTACGGAATCTCTGAAGGCCATGAAAATTACTCAGCCTACCGCCATTCAAAAGGCTTGCATTCCTAAAATTCTGGAGGGAAGAGACTGTATTGGTGGTGCTAAGACGGGTTCTGGTAAGACCATTGCATTTGCAGGACCTATGCTGACCAAATGGTCCGAGGACCCATGCGGGATGTTTGGGGTGGTCTTGACCCCCACCAGAGAACTGGCCATGCAAATAGCTGAACAGTTTACTGCACTTGGTAGCAGCATGAACATAAGAGTATCCGTTGTAGTCGGTGGTGAAAGCATTATTCAACAGGCTTTGGCTTTGCAAAGAAAGCCACACTTCATCATCGCTACGCCCGGGCGTTTGGCACATCATATCATGAGTAGCGGGGAGGATACCGTAGGAGGGCTAATGAGAGCTAAATATTTAGTCCTGGATGAAGCTGATATTCTTCTAACCAGTACGTTTGCTGATCACTTGGCCACGTGTATAGGAGCCTTGCCTGCCAAGGATAAGAGACAAACCTTACTGTTCACTGCTACCATAACGGACCAGGTAAGGTCGTTGCAAGATGCGCCGGTGCAAGAGGGGAAACCTCCATTATTCGCGTACCAAGTGGAAAGCGTGGATAATGTGGCTATTCCATCAACACTGAAAACAGAGTATATCTTGGTCCCAGAACACGTCAAAGAAGCATATTTGTACCAATTATTAACATGTGAAGAATACGAAAACAAGACCGCCATAATATTTGTAAATAGAACTATGACTGCGGAGATCTTAAGGAGAACTTTGAAACAACTGGAAGTCAGGGTGGCATCGCTGCACTCTCAGATGCCTCAGCAGGAAAGAACAAATTCGTTGCATAGATTCCGTGCTAATGCCGCAAGAGTCCTGATCGCTACAGACGTGGCTTCCAGAGGTTTGGATATCCCAACCGTCGAGCTTGTAGTGAATTACGATATCCCCTCAGACCCAGATGTATTCATCCACAGATCAGGTCGTACTGCGCGTGCCGGTAGAAATGGTGACGCTATATCTTTTGTCACGCAGAGAGACGTTTCCAGAATACAGGCCATCGAAGACCGTATcaacaagaagatgacaGAGACAAACAAGGTTCATGACACGGCCGTTATAAGAAAAGCCCTAACTAAAGTAACCAAGGCGAAGAGAGAATCGCTGATGGCAAtgcaaaaggaaaatttcggtgaaagaaaaaggcttCAAAAGCAGAAGCATATCGACAGCAAAAGTATGCGCTCTTGA
- the NMD3 gene encoding ribosome-binding protein NMD3 (similar to Saccharomyces cerevisiae NMD3 (YHR170W); ancestral locus Anc_5.67) has product MEFAPIDQHQHQNAATLLCCNCGTPIDGSTGLVMCYDCIKLTVDITQGIPREANISFCRNCERFLQPPGQWIRAELESRELLAICLRRLKGLTKVRLVDASFIWTEPHSRRIRVKLTVQGEAMTNTIIQQIFEVEYVVIAMQCPDCARSYTTNTWRATVQIRQKVPHKRTFLFLEQLILKHNAHVDTISISEARDGLDFFYAQKNHAVKMIDFLNAVVPIKHKKSEELISQDTHTGASTYKFSYSVEIVPICKDDLVVLPKKLAKSMSDISQFVLCSKISNTVQFMDPTTLQIADLSPSVYWRTPFNALADVTQLVEFIVLDVDSTGISRGNRVLADITIARTSDLGVNDQVYYTRSHLGGICHAGDSVMGYFVANSNYNSDLFDGLNIDYVPDVVLVKKLYQRKSKKSRHWKLKRMAKEHKDIDASLDYSSRAQKQEMERAEKDYELFLQELEEDAELRQSVNLYKNRVADAPTEEHEMDEDEDEDAPQINIDELLDELDVMTLDDGAESAPVETQE; this is encoded by the coding sequence atggaGTTTGCACCTATCGATCAACACCAGCATCAAAATGCTGCTACGCTTCTATGTTGTAACTGTGGTACCCCGATTGATGGTTCCACCGGGTTGGTTATGTGTTACGACTGTATCAAACTTACTGTAGACATAACACAAGGTATCCCAAGAGAAGCTAACATTTCCTTTTGTAGAAACTGTGAAAGGTTTTTGCAACCACCTGGTCAATGGATTAGAGCAGAATTAGAATCCAGAGAGTTATTGGCCATTTGTTTGCGCCGTTTGAAGGGTTTGACTAAGGTCAGATTGGTGGATGCATCGTTCATTTGGACGGAACCTCATTCCAGACGTATCAGAGTCAAGCTCACCGTGCAGGGAGAAGCTATGACGAATACTATTATTCAACAGATCTTTGAAGTGGAATACGTTGTCATCGCTATGCAATGCCCAGACTGTGCCAGGTCCTACACTACAAATACTTGGAGAGCCACTGTTCAAATTAGACAAAAAGTGCCTCACAAGAGgacatttttgttcttggaACAACTGATTCTAAAGCACAACGCGCATGTGGATACCATTTCCATCAGTGAAGCTAGAGATGGGTTGGATTTCTTCTACGCTCAAAAGAACCACGCAGTTAAAATGATCGATTTTCTGAACGCTGTTGTTCCAATCAAACATAAAAAGTCAGAAGAACTTATTTCCCAGGACACCCATACTGGCGCATCTACTTATaaattttcatattctgTGGAGATTGTCCCCATCTGTAAAGATGACTTGGTGGttttaccaaaaaaattggctAAATCCATGAGTGACATTTCTCAGTTTGTTCTATGTTCTAAAATCTCCAACACTGTCCAGTTCATGGACCCAACTACTTTACAAATCGCAGACCTATCGCCATCGGTGTACTGGAGGACACCGTTCAATGCCTTGGCAGACGTCACCCAATTAGTGGAGTTCATTGTTCTGGACGTGGACTCTACAGGAATAAGTAGAGGCAATCGTGTCTTGGCTGATATAACTATTGCCAGAACTTCAGATTTGGGTGTCAATGACCAAGTTTACTATACCAGATCTCATCTTGGTGGTATTTGTCATGCAGGTGACAGTGTTATGGGTTATTTCGTCGCAAATTCGAACTACAATTCGGATCTGTTTGATGGTTTAAATATCGACTATGTGCCTGATGTGGTTCTTGTGAAGAAGTTGTACCAAAGAAAGAGTAAGAAAAGTAGACACTGGAAGTTGAAGAGAATGGCTAAGGAACACAAGGATATTGATGCATCTCTAGATTACAGTTCGAGAGCccaaaagcaagaaatggAACGTGCCGAAAAGGATTACGAGTTATTCTTACaggaattggaagaagatgcCGAATTGAGACAAAGTGTTAATCTATATAAAAACCGTGTTGCGGATGCTCCTACTGAAGAACATGAAatggatgaagatgaggacGAAGATGCTCCACAGATCAATATCGATGAACTACTCGACGAATTGGATGTAATGACTCTGGATGATGGAGCCGAGAGTGCACCTGTAGAAACCCAGgaataa
- the ATG7 gene encoding Atg7p (similar to Saccharomyces cerevisiae ATG7 (YHR171W); ancestral locus Anc_5.66), which produces MSSEKVLNYTAPFKSFLDTSFFQELSRLKLDVLKLDSTFQPLVVNLDLRNIPKSADQVPLFLTSRGFEENNNRSDNEVPVRGKILNFNVLDDFRKLDKQHFLRQRALECWEDGLRDINNCVSFAIISFADLKKYRFYYWLGVPCFQRPSSTVVHVRSEPSSAYICTKYQDWFDANYSKWVCILNENEDIVNYDKHIIGKTKVLAVRDTSTVENVPSALTKNFLSVLRHDVPDLTDFKLLIIRQKGGSFALKVTFVSSDSQSSPSNPDMKVSGWEKNMQGKLAPRVVDLGSLLDPLKIADQSVDLNLKLMKWRIVPDLNLDVISNTKALLLGAGTLGCYVSRALMAWGVRKVTFVDSGTVSYSNPVRQALYNFDDCGKPKAEIAASSLKKIFPLMDASGVTLSIPMVGHKLVNEESQHGDFKRLRALIKGHDVIFLLVDSRESRWLPSLLGNMENKIVINAALGFDSYLVMRHGNRYEHLSKQLGCYFCHDVVAPTDSLTDRTLDQMCTVTRPGVAMVASSLAVELMASLLQIKSAASGTSVLGEIPHQIRGFLHNFSTLKLETPAYEHCPACSPKVIEAFTELGWEFVKKALENPLYLEEISGLSLIKQEVELLGNDVFEWEGNESDEIV; this is translated from the coding sequence ATGTCGTCagaaaaagttttgaattATACGGCACCCTTTAAATCATTTTTGGAtacttctttcttccagGAACTATCGAGACTGAAGCTcgatgttttgaaattggatTCAACGTTTCAGCCACTTGTTGTGAATTTGGACCTTCGTAATATTCCAAAATCTGCAGATCAAGTTCCACTATTCTTGACTAGCCGAGGCTTCGAAGAGAACAATAACAGATCTGACAATGAAGTACCTGTACGGGGTAAAATTCTCAACTTTAATGTATTAGATGACTTTAGGAAATTGGACAAACAACATTTTTTGCGCCAAAGAGCCTTAGAGTGCTGGGAAGATGGATTAAGGGATATCAATAACTGTGTTTCCTTTGCAATCATTAGTTTTGCTGacttaaaaaaatatagatTTTACTATTGGTTAGGTGTTCCTTGTTTCCAAAGACCTTCTTCAACAGTTGTACATGTGCGGTCAGAGCCAAGTTCAGCATATATCTGCACGAAATATCAAGATTGGTTTGATGCcaattattcaaaatgggTGTGTATactgaatgaaaatgaagacaTAGTAAACTATGACAAACATATTATCGGAAAAACTAAAGTTCTGGCAGTGAGAGATACAAGTACGGTGGAAAATGTCCCTTCTGCTCTAACGAAAAACTTCCTAAGTGTGTTACGGCATGATGTCCCTGACTTGACAGATTTCAAATTGTTAATTATTCGACAAAAAGGAGGAAGTTTTGCGTTAAAAGTTACCTTTGTTTCCAGTGATTCGCAATCATCACCAAGTAACCCAGATATGAAAGTTTCTGgatgggaaaaaaatatgcaaGGAAAGCTGGCGCCACGTGTTGTTGATCTGGGCTCTTTGCTGGATCCATTGAAGATTGCTGATCAATCTGTGGATTTAAATCTAAAGCTAATGAAGTGGAGAATTGTTCCTGACTTGAATTTAGATGTCATCAGTAATACAAAAGCACTGTTACTAGGTGCTGGTACATTAGGTTGCTACGTTTCACGTGCATTAATGGCATGGGGCGTTAGAAAAGTTACGTTTGTGGATAGTGGTACAGTTTCATATTCAAATCCTGTTAGACAGGCATTGTATaattttgatgactgtGGGAAACCAAAGGCAGAGATTGcggcttcttctttgaaaaaaatatttcccTTAATGGATGCTTCAGGTGTGACATTAAGTATCCCTATGGTTGGTCATAAATTAGTTAACGAGGAGAGTCAACATGGGGATTTTAAGAGGTTAAGAGCTTTGATAAAAGGGCACGAcgttattttccttttggtGGATTCCCGAGAAAGTAGATGGTTACCGTCATTATTGGGCAAcatggaaaataaaatcgTCATCAATGCTGCTTTGGGGTTCGATAGTTATTTGGTTATGAGGCATGGCAATAGATATGAACACCTTTCAAAACAACTTGGTTGTTACTTCTGCCATGATGTAGTGGCACCAACTGACAGCTTGACTGATAGGACTTTAGATCAAATGTGTACGGTAACTAGGCCAGGCGTTGCGATGGtggcttcttctttggcaGTTGAATTGATGGCTTCATTGCTACAAATTAAAAGCGCAGCTTCAGGAACATCTGTGTTGGGAGAAATACCTCATCAAATACGTGGGTTTTTGCATAATTTTTCTACTTTGAAATTAGAAACTCCAGCATATGAGCATTGTCCAGCATGCAGCCCCAAAGTGATCGAAGCCTTCACTGAGTTAGGCTGGGAATTTGTAAAGAAAGCATTGGAAAACCCATTGTATCTCGAGGAAATTAGCGGATTATCACTTATAAAGCAAGAAGTTGAACTATTAGgtaatgatgtttttgaatgGGAAGGTAATGAATCTGATGAAATAGTCTGA
- the SPC97 gene encoding gamma-tubulin-complex subunit SPC97 (similar to Saccharomyces cerevisiae SPC97 (YHR172W); ancestral locus Anc_5.63) has translation MEIKEVDDRAELLRYTNNIPLLGKLVNHQPLWSTNPKLKSFSLEKLSAPDQRRIQEALVVKDLLNVLIGLEGTYIRYFNDYEPNNPETPVEFKIARKMDPSFKTFSRRIVRYGKQYMILTKAYETWSDASFGMVLQRFGYEVRKFLEDVYLKILVERLERDFNKVPYFSIRELEQIINETEVTKQMELLYNIYEEICKEIEERRTNQSSQDDFNNFMDNMKNESSLHLRLIVAFDTTVYPVPKGGAILKIFQQKILENLGDRSSVVFLKKLLNNISQDYCTMLYEWLTQGLLNDPYQEFMTYDDLEGKTDNIFDARDRAWDTQYYIRKDVLLRDCDSEEDKNLLFKILRTGILLKVVRASLQIPTIPSNSSDIVIKEIRDFAELMEGTNLELYVDECYNRANEIFLKLFFQGYDLVTVLKQLQKIFLGYQYGHNILKFVTKNMGELTKHYKNNNGASHDKLQQNFELDRQSQRPNNLMRQLLTVQFDAEALPQVLSHYLQIYPKIPENNSIRDDSDPLMQANNFKNMNAILFDELSKGRTGANYGPNPELYMPRSAIYHMRFDINIPYPLNIIISRTCMIKYQIISRYQLVLQYHSRLLDDTWMDLKKNYSWKYRGYSRTVKRGIIRTTRVLHGKMNHFIKALMEYFNQNVIDKEVKLLEKCYKNPTLAVDIQNELEGGLTNIMTNRCLSDLIPLQLQIFDVIYKFCKFIKSMKAKLCHLDPILYEKHKNLMIKSLNEEHPASNDGRENGGYQEDAALELIQKLVEYISNASKNFDKCLISFVEELNTENFDFYDSSSADAAGIERVLFSITPFHSAPASSRK, from the coding sequence ATGGAAATTAAAGAAGTGGATGACAGGGCCGAGCTACTGAGATATACCAACAATATTCCCTTACTCGGAAAGCTAGTAAACCACCAACCACTATGGAGTACCAATCCCAAGCTGAAGTCTTTTTCGCTAGAAAAACTATCAGCTCCCGATCAGAGACGTATACAAGAGGCATTGGTTGTGAAAGACCTTTTAAATGTCCTAATTGGACTTGAGGGAACATATATTAGATATTTCAATGACTACGAACCTAACAATCCGGAGACACCAGTAGAATTTAAGATTGCAAGGAAAATGGATCcttctttcaaaacatttAGTAGAAGAATTGTTAGGTATGGTAAGCAATACATGATATTAACAAAGGCATATGAAACATGGTCCGACGCAAGTTTTGGAATGGTTTTACAAAGATTCGGTTATGAagttagaaaatttttagaAGATGTCTACTTGAAAATCTTGGTAGAGAGACTTGAAAGAGATTTTAATAAAGTACCTTATTTTTCCATTAGGGAACTAGAACAAATCATTAATGAAACAGAAGTAACAAAACAAATGGAATTACTCTACAATAtttatgaagaaatttgcAAGGAAATAGAGGAAAGAAGGACGAACCAGTCCTCACAAGATGacttcaataatttcatggacaatatgaaaaatgaaagcaGTTTGCATTTGAGATTGATTGTGGCATTCGACACAACGGTGTATCCAGTTCCCAAAGGTGGCGCcatattgaaaatcttCCAGCAAAAGATACTGGAAAATTTGGGCGATAGATCAAGTGTAGTATTCCTCAAGAAGCTATTGAACAACATAAGCCAGGACTATTGTACGATGTTGTATGAATGGTTAACACAGGGTCTCTTAAACGATCCTTATCAAGAATTCATGACTTATGATGATTTAGAAGGTAAAACGGATAATATATTTGACGCAAGAGACAGAGCGTGGGATACACAGTACTACATCAGAAAAGATGTTTTATTGCGGGACTGTGACTCAGAAGAGGATAAGAATctacttttcaaaattttaagAACTGGTATTTTACTCAAAGTGGTACGAGCCAGCCTACAAATACCCACTATACCTTCCAATAGCAGTGATATAGTCATTAAAGAGATTCGTGATTTTGCTGAGTTAATGGAGGGTACCAATCTTGAACTGTATGTGGATGAATGCTACAACAGAGCTAATGAAATATTCTTGAaactattttttcaaggttACGATTTGGTTACAGTCTTGAAGCAGTTgcaaaaaatatttcttggTTACCAATATGGCCATAACATACTAAAGTTTGTGACCAAAAATATGGGTGAACTTACTAAGCATTACAAAAACAATAACGGCGCAAGCCATGACAAACTACAACAGAATTTCGAGTTAGATAGGCAATCGCAACGCCCTAACAATTTAATGAGACAACTTCTGACCGTACAGTTCGATGCAGAGGCACTTCCGCAGGTCTTATCACATTATCTCCAGATTTATCCAAAAATACCtgaaaataattcaataaGGGACGACAGTGATCCGTTGATGCAGGCAaataatttcaagaatatgaatGCCATTCTTTTTGACGAACTAAGTAAAGGAAGAACTGGCGCCAATTATGGGCCCAATCCAGAGCTATATATGCCCAGAAGTGCAATTTATCATATGAGGTTTGATATCAACATACCATACCCATTGAATATCATTATCAGTAGGACGTGCATGATAAAATACCAAATTATTTCGCGCTACCAACTTGTTCTACAATATCACTCAAGACTGCTAGATGACACTTGGatggatttgaaaaaaaattatagtTGGAAGTATAGGGGTTATTCACGTACTGTGAAACGAGGGATCATAAGAACTACGAGGGTCCTGCACGGCAAAATGAATCACTTCATCAAGGCGCTAATGGAATACTTCAATCAAAACGTGATCGACAAGGAAGTGAAGCTACTGGAAAAGTGCTACAAGAATCCTACCCTTGCTGTTGATATCCAGAACGAGCTAGAGGGCGGATTAACAAACATTATGACAAACCGCTGCTTGTCCGATTTGATTCCGCTACAGTTACAGATATTCGATGTTATATACAAGTTTTGCAAGTTCATTAAATCTATGAAAGCAAAATTATGTCATCTGGATCCCATACTTTACGAGAAACATAAAAACTTGATGATAAAATCACTAAACGAAGAACATCCTGCAAGCAACGATGGCCGAGAAAATGGCGGTTACCAAGAGGATGCTGCCTTAGAActaattcaaaaactggtGGAGTACATCAGCAACgcttccaaaaattttgacaAGTGTCTGATTAGTTTCGTGGAAGAGTTGAATACTGAGAATTTCGATTTTTACGATAGTTCAAGTGCCGATGCTGCAGGTATAGAGAGGGTTCTTTTCTCCATAACGCCATTTCATTCAGCACCAGCTTCGTCCCGAAAATGA